Proteins encoded within one genomic window of Alteribacter populi:
- a CDS encoding ComEC/Rec2 family competence protein, producing the protein MTRLLTRKTLPLLILATLLASLFSVVSYAEEEVDVEMNLHPNDLAYTFFDINHGESTFIQNGNGENTLVDTGHRISKQELAERLEMYHVSRIDTVIITNKQAEYTGNLLWLLTEYNVDNIYIPKPMYEELQPLLAKTELDVIVYETNDEFTVMKGLECEVLFVDTRPGIHEGASVLTFEHEDQKLLYMSIADEQMETYITDELSVDSTVLKVAEFASPRGTSQKLLDEVDPQVAVIFQNGEETPSATVLERLQDTWIEIYQTARIGTVSIKWSEKDYEIFTIRPPEKDNYENIAQRIKTLFSSEVD; encoded by the coding sequence GTGACTAGATTACTGACGAGAAAAACACTACCTTTATTAATTTTAGCCACGCTGCTGGCTTCTTTATTTTCAGTTGTTTCATATGCGGAGGAGGAAGTGGATGTTGAAATGAATTTGCACCCAAACGATCTCGCATACACGTTTTTTGATATCAATCATGGTGAATCGACTTTTATTCAAAACGGAAATGGTGAAAATACGCTTGTTGATACCGGACACCGGATAAGCAAACAGGAGTTAGCGGAGCGTCTGGAAATGTACCATGTGTCGCGAATTGATACAGTCATCATTACAAATAAACAAGCTGAATATACCGGTAATTTACTTTGGCTGCTAACTGAATATAATGTTGATAATATTTATATACCGAAACCAATGTATGAAGAGCTGCAGCCTTTACTGGCAAAAACAGAGCTTGACGTGATAGTGTATGAAACTAACGATGAGTTTACCGTGATGAAAGGACTTGAATGTGAGGTTTTATTTGTGGATACCCGGCCGGGAATCCATGAGGGAGCTTCGGTTTTAACATTTGAACATGAGGACCAAAAGCTTCTGTATATGAGCATCGCTGATGAGCAAATGGAAACGTATATTACTGATGAGCTATCAGTTGATTCTACCGTTCTTAAGGTGGCTGAATTTGCAAGCCCCAGAGGAACAAGTCAGAAATTACTTGATGAAGTAGACCCTCAAGTTGCTGTTATATTTCAAAATGGTGAGGAAACACCAAGCGCTACCGTACTTGAACGACTACAAGATACGTGGATTGAAATTTATCAGACAGCTCGCATCGGGACGGTTTCGATCAAGTGGAGTGAAAAGGATTATGAAATCTTTACGATTCGGCCACCTGAAAAGGATAACTATGAAAACATTGCGCAGCGGATCAAAACATTGTTCAGTTCAGAGGTCGATTGA
- a CDS encoding DnaD domain-containing protein — protein sequence MNNELSVQLIMNNPLSLPAILVEYYAKIGISEQEMMLLIHVKHFAQQGDAFPTPTAISEKMSIDASETAHLLRELVRKGLLGIEEDRDTNGRLEEKYSLEPLYKKIIRKIEEEQLINKEQTINEEEGRIFKRFEEEFSRPLSPMEIEMISMWMDEDRHPPILIEAALRESVVSSKLNFRYIDRILFEWKKNGIETVQQAREYGEKIRRHRPASASKSSGNDGHKSSQRRHPTFNWLEND from the coding sequence ATGAACAATGAATTATCTGTACAGTTAATAATGAATAACCCATTATCTTTACCTGCTATCCTAGTGGAGTATTATGCAAAAATTGGCATTTCCGAACAGGAGATGATGCTTTTAATTCATGTAAAACACTTTGCTCAACAAGGTGATGCCTTTCCAACACCGACAGCCATTAGTGAAAAAATGAGTATAGATGCGTCCGAAACCGCACATTTACTACGTGAACTAGTGCGAAAAGGATTACTTGGAATCGAAGAAGATCGCGATACTAACGGACGACTCGAAGAAAAATATTCGTTAGAGCCATTATATAAAAAAATTATCCGAAAAATAGAGGAAGAACAACTAATAAATAAAGAACAAACAATAAATGAAGAAGAAGGTCGAATTTTTAAACGATTTGAGGAGGAGTTTTCCCGCCCGCTTTCCCCGATGGAGATTGAAATGATTTCGATGTGGATGGATGAAGATCGTCATCCACCGATTTTAATTGAAGCAGCCTTAAGAGAATCGGTCGTATCAAGCAAGTTGAATTTTCGCTATATTGATCGAATTCTTTTTGAATGGAAGAAAAATGGTATCGAAACTGTACAGCAAGCGCGAGAATATGGAGAAAAAATCCGTCGCCACCGTCCTGCTTCAGCTTCTAAAAGCAGTGGAAATGACGGTCATAAAAGCAGTCAGCGTAGACATCCCACATTTAACTGGCTGGAAAATGATTAG
- a CDS encoding YpmA family protein, which translates to MEKKHIEALTSVKLEKSEDLYKVVDSLNRTLKERNLMFGLALDEKDQEKMVFTIYET; encoded by the coding sequence ATGGAAAAAAAGCATATTGAAGCGTTAACCTCTGTAAAACTTGAGAAAAGTGAAGACTTATACAAAGTCGTTGATTCGCTTAACAGAACGTTAAAAGAGCGAAATTTGATGTTTGGGTTAGCGTTAGATGAAAAAGACCAAGAGAAAATGGTTTTTACGATTTATGAAACATAA
- a CDS encoding amidohydrolase codes for MGKQIVYNGVFVTLETQEKPVRAGYMIVNDDKIEGIWEGEPSDTLLSGAEKTIDATGKWVMPGLMNTHGHTGSTLLRGAGDDLPLQKWLTDVMWPMEKQLTKEMTRAATSLAILEMMKSGTTSFLDMYHLHMDQTAELVLTSQMNGVLCRGMIGLCSVEEQKDKLTESLALYDSWNGAGEGKLKVMLAPHAPYTCPPDFLDMIICAAKDKSIPLHTHLAETRKEVHDHVEKYGKRPAEHLHELGFFDGSSLIAHGVHLSEDELDLLADKNVAVSHNPMSNLKLGSGIADIKRMRAKGIRVAIGTDSSASNNNLDLFEELRFAALIHKGTNEDPTVTNAFDILKMGTEEGAKALGFTHKGVLAKDYDADFIFIDPQAAHFMPLEQNRVLSHLVYASKGSDVTDVFIKGKRVVQNRVSLTLDEEKILYEANHILAPLI; via the coding sequence ATGGGGAAACAAATTGTATATAACGGCGTATTTGTAACATTAGAAACACAGGAAAAACCTGTTCGAGCAGGATACATGATAGTGAATGATGATAAAATTGAAGGTATATGGGAGGGAGAACCATCTGATACCCTGCTCAGTGGAGCAGAAAAAACAATCGATGCCACTGGAAAATGGGTTATGCCTGGCTTGATGAATACACACGGACATACTGGGAGTACTCTTTTGCGTGGAGCAGGTGATGACTTGCCCCTTCAAAAATGGTTAACGGACGTTATGTGGCCAATGGAAAAACAACTCACAAAAGAAATGACTCGAGCTGCAACGTCTCTTGCCATACTTGAAATGATGAAAAGCGGAACGACATCATTTTTAGATATGTACCATTTACATATGGATCAAACAGCAGAACTGGTGCTTACCTCACAAATGAATGGTGTTTTATGTCGTGGAATGATTGGGCTATGCTCTGTTGAAGAACAAAAAGATAAATTGACAGAATCATTAGCACTATATGATTCCTGGAATGGAGCAGGTGAAGGCAAATTGAAAGTGATGTTGGCACCTCATGCACCATACACTTGTCCACCCGATTTTCTAGACATGATCATTTGTGCAGCAAAAGACAAGTCTATACCTCTGCATACACACCTAGCAGAAACACGAAAAGAAGTACATGACCATGTTGAAAAATACGGAAAACGTCCAGCTGAACATTTACATGAACTTGGCTTTTTTGATGGATCATCACTTATTGCACACGGGGTCCATTTATCGGAAGATGAGCTGGATTTACTTGCAGATAAAAACGTGGCTGTTTCGCATAATCCGATGAGCAATCTTAAACTGGGTTCTGGTATCGCTGATATAAAAAGAATGCGAGCAAAAGGTATTCGTGTTGCGATTGGAACGGACTCATCAGCTAGTAATAACAACCTTGACCTATTTGAAGAATTACGCTTTGCAGCGCTCATTCACAAAGGAACCAATGAAGACCCGACAGTTACGAACGCCTTTGATATTTTAAAAATGGGTACAGAAGAGGGCGCAAAGGCATTAGGATTCACGCATAAGGGTGTACTGGCAAAAGACTATGATGCAGATTTTATCTTTATTGACCCTCAAGCTGCCCATTTTATGCCGCTGGAGCAAAACCGAGTCCTTTCTCACCTTGTGTATGCTAGTAAAGGCAGCGATGTTACCGATGTATTTATCAAGGGGAAAAGAGTCGTACAAAACCGTGTAAGTTTAACTTTAGACGAAGAAAAAATTCTCTATGAAGCAAACCATATACTTGCCCCACTTATTTAG
- the asnS gene encoding asparagine--tRNA ligase, protein MKTTISQVGKHVEETVTIGAWLANKRSSGKIAFLQLRDGTGFIQGVVVKAEAGEEVFTQAKEMTQESSLYVTGIVREDDRAPSGYELTVTGVEVINEAKDYPITPKEHGTEFLMDHRHLWLRSKRQHAIMKIRNEIIRATYEFFHEEGFVKVDPPILTGSSAEGTTNLFHTKYFDENAYLSQSGQLYMEAAAMALGKVFSFGPTFRAEKSKTRRHLIEFWMIEPEMAFMDHDDSLEVQENYVTHVIQSVLKNCKLELKALDRDTSKLENIVAPFPRITYDEAIDMLKKDGHEIEWGEDFGAPHETAIAEKYDKPVFITHYPADIKAFYMKPDPNREEVVLCADLIAPEGYGEVIGGSQRIDDEALLKERYQEHNLSDETYKWYMDLRTYGSVPHSGFGLGLERTVAWISGTEHVRETIPFPRLLNRLYP, encoded by the coding sequence GTGAAAACAACAATCTCACAAGTAGGAAAACATGTAGAAGAAACGGTTACCATTGGAGCTTGGCTAGCGAACAAACGCTCCAGTGGGAAAATTGCTTTTTTACAACTGCGTGACGGCACAGGTTTTATTCAAGGCGTCGTAGTAAAAGCTGAAGCGGGAGAAGAAGTCTTTACACAAGCGAAAGAAATGACACAAGAAAGTTCATTGTACGTAACCGGAATCGTTCGTGAAGACGACAGAGCTCCTTCCGGATACGAATTAACGGTAACGGGAGTAGAGGTAATTAATGAGGCGAAGGACTATCCCATTACACCTAAAGAACATGGAACAGAGTTTTTGATGGATCACCGTCATTTATGGTTGCGATCTAAAAGGCAGCATGCGATTATGAAAATTCGTAATGAAATTATCCGGGCCACGTATGAATTTTTTCATGAAGAAGGCTTTGTAAAAGTTGACCCACCTATTTTAACTGGAAGCTCTGCTGAAGGTACGACAAACCTTTTCCATACAAAGTATTTTGATGAAAATGCCTACTTATCACAAAGTGGTCAGCTCTATATGGAAGCTGCTGCAATGGCGCTAGGAAAAGTATTTTCTTTCGGACCTACATTCCGTGCGGAAAAGTCAAAGACTCGTCGCCACTTGATTGAATTTTGGATGATTGAACCAGAGATGGCTTTCATGGATCACGATGATAGTTTGGAAGTACAAGAAAATTATGTAACCCATGTCATTCAATCCGTCCTTAAAAACTGTAAATTAGAGTTAAAAGCGTTAGATCGGGACACAAGTAAGCTTGAAAACATTGTGGCACCATTCCCTAGAATCACGTATGATGAGGCTATTGATATGTTGAAAAAAGACGGGCATGAAATCGAATGGGGTGAAGACTTCGGCGCTCCTCATGAAACAGCCATTGCCGAAAAGTATGATAAGCCGGTTTTCATTACCCACTACCCTGCCGATATAAAAGCCTTTTATATGAAGCCTGATCCAAATAGAGAAGAAGTTGTACTTTGTGCAGACTTAATAGCACCTGAAGGCTACGGTGAAGTCATCGGTGGTAGTCAACGAATTGATGATGAAGCTTTACTTAAGGAACGCTATCAAGAACACAATTTATCGGATGAGACCTACAAATGGTATATGGACCTTCGTACTTACGGCTCAGTTCCTCACTCAGGATTCGGACTTGGTCTAGAAAGAACAGTGGCCTGGATCAGTGGAACAGAGCATGTTCGTGAAACGATCCCATTCCCGCGTTTATTGAACAGGCTCTACCCATAA
- the dinG gene encoding ATP-dependent DNA helicase DinG — MKRFVILDVETTGVSYKKGDRIIQMAFVVMEGNEVKDRFTTYLNPGQPIPSFIKSLTKINDQMVEEAPFFSEVAPTLLRHLDGAFFVAHNVNFDLRFINEELEAAGYEPFEGPVLDTVELARMVYPTADGFRLTQLSEEFDLDHTKPHRADSDAEVTAKLLTDLFAAFKQLPLVTLQQIKRLAHTLSSDLMSLLNEWIAEKIQYNNQEDRQIDIYRGFALKAIPSIQEKTVETELQGDRFNEFIENVFKNKTEMERAITGYEDRTGQVDMMEAVFEAFKTRQHGLIEAGTGTGKSLAYLIPAAFTANQSKKPVVISTYTIQLQEQLLKKDVPILQSLIPFSCNVALIKGREHYISLQKFEAVLEHDPYENYDRNLSKVQVLVWLTQTETGDVEELNLAAGAKRFWSDICANREDEGSHTWYPRCFYHRARQRARTADLIITNHALVLSDLHGEGGLLPSYKRMVIDEGHHFERAASHQLGERIDYVSFSQLLNEVGTVDGNGLLSNISRTAMDDKQITQQIDDVELIIKNTKAEVSELFLFLHHWANKHKRKRNERGKISVTYDPRSEEWQQVKEAASRCVFSCNDSLHNLIKLAEKMEYYENHHNIPENQRNRFNSSFRSLTMMIDQLHEAKDTLKDLFLHWEENKVYWLEAESRGPKHIVSLQARPIDVSAILADDLFTKKDSVILTSATLTVNQRFDYVIENLGLEDFALTTLMVNSPFSWKDQVKLMIPNDIPLLNKVDDRTYIEAVVLHLYRLAQVSEGRMLVLFTSYDMLRQCHELLKELLDEEYMLISQGIHSGSRTKLTKSFQQFQKAIMLGTSSFWEGVDIPGEDLSLLVMARLPFTPPDDPIYKAKASLLESEGKSSFMELAIPQAVIRFKQGFGRLIRKKSDKGAVVILDRRIHTTRYGKMFIKSLPDLDIVEAPIEGLEAELKDWL; from the coding sequence ATGAAACGGTTCGTAATTTTAGACGTGGAAACAACAGGTGTGTCTTATAAAAAGGGAGATCGCATCATTCAAATGGCCTTTGTTGTCATGGAAGGCAATGAAGTGAAAGATCGCTTTACGACCTATTTAAATCCTGGACAACCGATCCCATCCTTTATTAAGTCTTTAACAAAAATTAACGATCAGATGGTCGAAGAAGCACCGTTCTTCAGCGAGGTGGCTCCAACGTTACTAAGGCATCTGGACGGTGCTTTTTTTGTTGCTCATAACGTGAATTTTGACTTGAGGTTTATTAACGAAGAATTAGAAGCGGCGGGTTATGAACCTTTTGAGGGTCCCGTGCTTGATACAGTGGAGCTGGCCCGGATGGTATACCCTACTGCCGATGGTTTTCGACTTACGCAATTAAGTGAAGAATTCGATCTTGATCATACGAAGCCACACAGGGCTGATAGTGATGCTGAAGTGACAGCCAAACTACTTACTGACCTTTTCGCTGCTTTTAAACAATTACCACTTGTGACGTTACAGCAAATTAAACGTCTTGCTCATACATTATCAAGTGATTTGATGTCGTTACTCAATGAATGGATAGCTGAAAAAATCCAATACAATAATCAAGAAGATCGACAAATTGATATCTATCGGGGATTTGCGTTAAAGGCAATCCCTTCTATTCAAGAGAAGACAGTGGAAACAGAGCTCCAAGGGGATCGTTTTAATGAATTTATCGAGAATGTATTTAAGAATAAAACTGAAATGGAACGGGCGATTACCGGTTATGAAGATAGGACGGGCCAGGTGGATATGATGGAAGCTGTTTTTGAAGCCTTTAAGACTCGCCAGCATGGTTTGATTGAAGCCGGCACTGGTACTGGTAAAAGCCTTGCTTATCTTATACCGGCTGCCTTTACCGCAAACCAGTCAAAAAAGCCTGTTGTCATTAGTACATATACGATTCAATTGCAAGAACAGCTGCTTAAAAAGGATGTTCCTATCCTTCAATCTCTAATCCCTTTCTCGTGTAATGTGGCATTAATAAAAGGAAGAGAACACTATATTAGCTTGCAAAAATTTGAAGCTGTACTAGAACATGATCCATACGAAAATTATGATCGAAACTTATCTAAAGTCCAAGTTTTAGTATGGCTGACTCAAACTGAAACAGGAGATGTAGAAGAGTTGAACTTAGCTGCTGGAGCAAAGCGTTTCTGGTCTGACATTTGCGCTAACCGAGAAGATGAAGGTTCTCATACATGGTACCCGCGGTGTTTTTACCATCGGGCGAGACAACGAGCGAGGACGGCTGATTTAATAATCACTAATCACGCGCTCGTTTTATCTGACTTACATGGAGAGGGTGGACTGCTACCTAGTTACAAACGGATGGTTATTGATGAAGGCCATCATTTTGAGCGAGCCGCATCACACCAACTCGGTGAACGAATTGATTATGTCAGCTTTTCTCAGCTTTTGAACGAGGTAGGTACTGTCGATGGGAATGGGCTACTTTCAAATATTTCACGTACCGCAATGGATGACAAACAAATAACGCAACAAATTGACGACGTTGAATTAATTATAAAAAACACAAAAGCAGAAGTGAGTGAACTGTTTCTATTTTTACATCATTGGGCAAATAAGCATAAACGAAAACGTAATGAACGTGGGAAAATCAGTGTAACTTACGATCCTCGGAGTGAAGAGTGGCAGCAAGTAAAAGAAGCAGCCTCTCGTTGTGTCTTTTCATGTAATGATTCCCTGCACAATTTAATTAAACTTGCAGAAAAAATGGAGTACTATGAAAACCACCACAATATTCCGGAAAATCAAAGAAATCGTTTCAACAGTAGTTTCAGGTCGCTTACAATGATGATTGACCAACTTCATGAAGCTAAAGATACATTGAAAGACTTATTTCTGCATTGGGAAGAAAATAAGGTTTACTGGCTCGAAGCTGAATCAAGAGGGCCGAAACATATTGTCTCATTGCAAGCGCGTCCGATCGATGTTTCAGCGATTTTAGCAGATGATTTATTTACGAAAAAAGATAGTGTAATTCTCACTTCAGCGACATTAACGGTGAATCAGCGTTTTGACTATGTCATTGAAAACCTCGGACTTGAAGATTTTGCTTTGACAACATTAATGGTGAATTCGCCTTTTTCCTGGAAAGATCAAGTAAAATTGATGATTCCTAACGATATACCTTTGTTGAATAAGGTTGATGATCGAACGTACATCGAGGCGGTGGTCCTCCATTTATACCGTTTAGCTCAGGTAAGCGAGGGGCGGATGCTCGTATTGTTTACGTCTTATGATATGTTAAGGCAATGTCATGAGCTGTTAAAGGAGCTGTTAGACGAAGAATACATGTTAATTTCTCAAGGCATCCATAGTGGAAGCAGAACAAAGCTGACTAAAAGTTTTCAGCAGTTCCAAAAAGCGATTATGCTAGGTACAAGCAGTTTTTGGGAAGGCGTTGACATCCCGGGTGAAGATCTCAGCTTACTCGTCATGGCAAGGTTACCATTTACACCACCAGATGACCCGATCTATAAAGCGAAAGCTTCTCTGCTTGAAAGTGAAGGCAAGTCTTCCTTCATGGAACTTGCGATTCCTCAAGCGGTCATTCGTTTTAAACAGGGTTTCGGTCGACTCATTCGAAAAAAGTCTGACAAAGGGGCAGTTGTAATTCTTGACAGGCGGATTCATACTACGCGTTATGGTAAAATGTTTATAAAATCACTCCCTGATCTTGATATTGTGGAAGCTCCGATTGAGGGATTGGAAGCAGAACTGAAAGATTGGTTATAA
- a CDS encoding pyridoxal phosphate-dependent aminotransferase, which yields MKFSPRVSSITPSSTLAITAKAKSLKAEGYDVIGLGAGEPDFNTPVHIIEAAYQSMTAGHTKYTPAGGMEALKQAISNKFKSDQGLSYGLTEIVVTSGAKHALALLFQTILNEDEEVIIPSPYWVSYPEQVKIAGGKPVVVEGQEENNFKLTPEQLEEAITENTKAMILNSPSNPTGVMYTKDELQALGNVCIRHNILIVSDEIYEKLIYDGAKHTSVAELSDELKEQTVIINGVSKSHSMTGWRIGYAAGNENIVKAMSTLASHTTSNPAVMAQYGAVAAYNDGHKSVEEMRRSFEARLDEVYESLINIPGFSCVKPQGAFYLFPNVKEAVVASIYETTDDWVAALLEKEKVAVVPGSGFGSPDNIRLSYATSLDQFKEALERIKRFVKNSTR from the coding sequence ATGAAGTTTTCACCGCGTGTTTCATCGATTACACCATCATCAACACTAGCTATCACAGCAAAGGCTAAATCTTTAAAGGCAGAAGGGTATGACGTCATTGGGTTAGGGGCAGGGGAGCCTGATTTCAATACACCAGTACATATCATTGAAGCAGCCTACCAGTCTATGACCGCAGGACATACTAAATATACACCTGCTGGCGGGATGGAAGCATTAAAACAAGCCATTTCCAACAAATTTAAATCAGATCAAGGGTTGTCCTATGGATTAACGGAGATTGTTGTCACAAGCGGGGCAAAACATGCTCTGGCTCTTTTATTTCAAACGATATTAAACGAAGACGAGGAAGTTATTATACCATCTCCTTATTGGGTGAGTTATCCTGAGCAAGTGAAAATTGCCGGTGGTAAACCTGTCGTTGTAGAAGGTCAGGAAGAGAACAACTTTAAACTCACACCTGAACAATTGGAGGAGGCGATTACTGAAAACACAAAAGCAATGATCCTCAATTCTCCAAGTAACCCAACCGGGGTAATGTATACTAAAGATGAATTACAAGCCCTCGGCAACGTTTGTATTAGACATAACATCTTGATTGTCTCTGATGAAATTTACGAAAAGCTGATCTATGATGGAGCTAAGCATACGTCTGTTGCTGAGCTGAGTGATGAATTAAAAGAACAAACTGTCATCATTAATGGCGTTAGTAAATCCCATTCAATGACGGGATGGAGAATTGGCTATGCTGCTGGTAACGAAAACATCGTGAAAGCGATGAGTACATTGGCAAGTCATACAACGTCAAATCCAGCTGTGATGGCTCAATACGGAGCTGTCGCTGCTTATAATGACGGCCATAAATCTGTAGAGGAAATGCGTCGATCGTTTGAAGCACGACTGGATGAAGTGTATGAGAGTTTAATTAACATTCCAGGATTCAGCTGTGTTAAGCCACAGGGAGCCTTTTACTTATTTCCGAATGTAAAAGAAGCAGTAGTCGCTTCCATATATGAAACGACGGATGATTGGGTTGCAGCTTTACTGGAGAAGGAAAAAGTGGCTGTAGTGCCTGGGTCTGGATTTGGGTCACCAGATAATATTCGCTTATCTTATGCCACGAGTTTGGATCAATTCAAGGAAGCGTTAGAAAGAATCAAACGCTTTGTAAAAAACTCTACCCGTTAA
- the nth gene encoding endonuclease III, with the protein MLTIGQIEEVLQTMGDMFPDAECELTHSNPFELTIAVVLSAQATDALVNKVTPGLFTKYKEPEDYIQVPLEELEHDIRSIGLYRSKAKNIKKLCQSLVENYNGEIPNEQDELVKLAGVGRKTANVVASVAFHEPAIAVDTHVERVSKRLGICRWKDSVLEVEKTLMRKVPIEEWSVTHHRMIFFGRYHCKSQSPQCPECPLLHLCREGKKRMKKRGIEL; encoded by the coding sequence ATGCTCACAATTGGTCAAATAGAAGAAGTTTTGCAAACGATGGGGGACATGTTTCCTGATGCTGAATGTGAATTAACTCATTCTAACCCATTTGAACTAACGATCGCCGTCGTACTTTCTGCTCAAGCTACAGATGCGCTTGTTAATAAAGTAACGCCGGGTTTATTTACTAAATATAAAGAACCTGAAGATTATATTCAAGTCCCTCTTGAAGAGTTAGAGCATGACATTCGTTCTATCGGGCTCTATCGCAGTAAAGCGAAAAATATAAAAAAACTTTGCCAGTCGCTAGTAGAAAATTATAATGGGGAAATCCCTAATGAGCAAGACGAGCTTGTCAAATTAGCAGGAGTAGGCAGGAAAACGGCTAATGTTGTAGCGTCAGTAGCCTTTCATGAGCCTGCTATTGCTGTCGATACCCATGTAGAGCGAGTAAGTAAACGACTAGGAATATGCAGATGGAAAGATAGTGTTCTTGAAGTGGAAAAAACATTAATGCGGAAAGTTCCGATTGAAGAGTGGTCTGTTACCCATCACCGGATGATTTTTTTCGGGAGGTACCATTGTAAATCTCAATCCCCTCAATGCCCTGAATGTCCTTTGCTGCACTTATGCAGAGAAGGGAAAAAAAGAATGAAAAAACGCGGGATTGAGCTGTGA
- a CDS encoding DUF5590 domain-containing protein, whose translation MKRWLISITIVLLLISTIMSYAVYHSVQSKKDDGYEEVKAFAQNEGLVSSVDRVHYYNGNRAFHIIEGETNESEPVYVWVEQIESEDENDGAEPVVVTRAQEAGISKSEARQIAEERLDIDELKQIRLGMIGQTPVFEIVYIDTDERYSFYYINFEDGSYIRHYQLRQNG comes from the coding sequence TTGAAGCGTTGGTTAATAAGTATCACAATTGTATTACTTCTGATAAGTACCATCATGTCTTATGCGGTTTATCACTCTGTGCAGTCGAAAAAGGATGATGGATATGAAGAAGTAAAGGCATTTGCACAAAATGAAGGGCTTGTATCTTCTGTTGATCGTGTCCATTATTATAATGGAAACAGAGCCTTTCATATTATTGAGGGAGAAACTAATGAATCTGAGCCAGTTTATGTATGGGTTGAGCAAATAGAATCAGAAGATGAAAACGATGGAGCTGAACCGGTAGTTGTGACAAGAGCACAGGAAGCAGGCATTTCTAAAAGTGAAGCTCGACAAATTGCGGAAGAGAGACTTGATATTGATGAGTTGAAACAAATCCGTCTTGGAATGATTGGGCAAACCCCAGTATTCGAAATTGTATACATTGATACAGACGAACGTTATTCATTTTATTATATCAATTTTGAAGACGGATCATACATTCGTCACTATCAATTACGGCAAAACGGATAA